The segment CCGTAGCGTTACgcggtatttttatataaaatcatataatgaTATCGGTATTCGGTAcctttcattttaaaatatattaatataagtaaaaaatcaGGGATTAGAacgtatttgtataaatacgtGAATTtaagtaatacaaaaatcCCACCATTCGTTACTGGCCTACTTTTCAGAACATAGGTCAAATTCTGCGTCAGTTTCATATTCCGTCCAATACTATTGCAACGTAAATATATGgtcattatgaaaatatagtcGAGATagtaactcaacaatactgtttctataacaaatacctgttaattgttaaaaaaatgtttcgtaGCATCACCACAGCTAGGTGATCACCGGTATCTGTCATATGTCATACTAAATTTGAGTTAATACAAATACGtcccattatttatttcgttatgTAATAGACCCATGCTTCACGTGAAAGACCAGCTTCCAACACAGATATACAAAAACTAATAGGAATGACGATTTTATTGCTTATGTATCATGTTTATAGTTCACACAagtaaagtaatataaaaaacaatgctaattataaaattaataaatcaataagcTCTGCTCtactgaaattatattatacattttttatcatattattttaatgtacttGACAAGTATATAAGATGAATAGGGGGAAGCAAAGTgtcattcataaatttatgaaacttttgtaaaaaattacccatgctaaaatatagttacttctgcaaacattatcaaaataaataatatacccaGGTAAAACTTTCCAAGCTAATACTGAGCATAGCACATAGCTAATGCTCCAATATGTTTTATGAGTTTCACTTCCATtccaattattttgttttgctcAGCTGGGTGGTGGTGGTGGCCATCCATGTGAAGTGctaaataccaaataaaaagcTATCAAAACAAGTAGAAATAGACGCTAACATTGGTACTGTAGTCACTTGCACTCAGTTCGCATCAACCTTCTTGCATAAAATCATCTTGCATGCTCACTCTTGtaactaaacaaaattaaataacagattaaaaaaagagTTTATGCTAAAAATCACATAgtagaaattttataaagttagCACAACTAATTGAAGATGTGAAGTAAATCACAGTGCGAATTCTCggatttgattaaaattctcggattttattattcttaatttgtAACATAATTTCTTTGCACTGATTCATAAAAATTCCACTTTGCGGATTTATTATCCAATTCGCTGTCCCGCCTTACCCGCAGACAATGGAACAAGTCTATCATTGTATGACTTTATACATCTAACAATTTATTCTAAACTTAACATATTCCCACCATGAAGGAGGCAGATACACGTGCGTCCTTTACGGTTTACATACGTTTTGCGTCGGACGAAGACACGAATGACACGAGccaaattttctatttacacaagtaaaaaaaaaaaactattcatcaatattgtttaataacaTGCTAACAGTGAAACtgaaaatttgtttactaATCTCGTGCTGTCATGCGCGTCTTCTTgagtttgaatttatttaactaggaCTTACAGAAGGTAGGTTATGTTGTATTCATCGCGGGGTGTTCCTTCGGACTGCTTTGCGCATGCGCCGCATTGTGGGCGCGCTGCCCATACTGAACTGGACCTGTGGAGCGGCATTCATGCCCATTTGTGGACTGTTTGTTGACGCACCGAAGTTGTAGATAGGCTGTTGCGGTGTCTGTTGTTGTCCTTGTTGCTGCTGTTGACAATTGTACTAGTGTTAGCATACGAAATCACACGTCGAGTTTTAGTTTCACAGTCATTGTCTCTTGTGTAGAATCTTCTACTTCCTATTTAAGAGCTTGAACCTTTTTCGGTGTCATTACGTAAATTTAGTACACGCAATTTActtcaacaataaaaaacaaaaacattacattaagTGCAGGCAACAGCACATAACTAcccaaaattattgaaaattcttGCTTATTACCAGGACAATGAAGTATGCAGGGTAAATGACGTGTTTGACTGTTCaagtcaaataataataataataatccaaCCATATTGAAAGTCTATTTACCTGGCCAAACCCGAAGACAACAGGCGACTGCGACGGCGTCGCTCCGAAGTTAAACGCCGGCGCAGGTGCGGGAGCTGGTGTGTCGAACGACGGCATCGACTGCGCAGGCGCACCAAACGTTGTCGCCCCCGACGCTGGAGAACCGAACATTCCCATCGCATTCGGCGTGCTTGTCGGCTGAGACGCGCCAAACAGAGTCGGCGCTGGCTGACTCTGAACTGGGCTTGAGAAATACGATCGCGAAGTGGAACTCTGGTTTCCCATGCCGAATAAATTCTGAGAAGGTTGCGTGTTACTTCCGAACACGGGCGCCGGCGCAGTACTCTGCTGCGCACCAAAAGGCGTACTGGAAGGCGCCGGGTTGCTCGGTTGCGCACCAAATGGTGTGTTCGACGAACCGAATGTAAACGCAGGCTTCTGCAAACTATTCGATGCGTTCGCCCCAAACAGATTATTAGAAGTGTTGTTAGACTGTGACCATATATTCTCCTTCTGGGCGGGCGACCCAAAGATATTGGGCGGTGGCGATTGTATACTACTGACTTGCTCATTCTGATTGTTCGCACCTGATAAACTGTTACTGCCCAAAGCGTTTCCTGTTGAAAGTCCGCCACTACCCAATATATTCCCAGATCCCATAGGGTTACTGCCACTGAGATTTGTTACTCCACTCAAGTTGAATTTATTGGTGCTTGAATTTTTATCCGCTGTTGATCCAAAGAATTTGAAGGAACTATTTGTTGTCGACTCATTCATATTCGACGATTGGGTAGCTCCAAAGCTAAAAGTAGAGGCTGGTTTGGCAGCGGTTCCGAAGCTGAAAACTGGAGCCGTACTAGCGAGAGATGGCGCAGTAGTCGTGGCTGTTGCAGTAGGCTTTTGAAATAATGATAACGGGGAGTTGGTAGGGGGTTCACTATTTTGGAACGACATAGTCGGAGTCGCAGTTTGCTCTGGAGGTTTCTGGAATAAAGACGAGGCGGTCGTCGCAGTGCTCTGAGTGGGAGATCCGAATGATAGGCTGGTTGTCGGAGGTGAAGAGGCCGGTTTCGCAAATAAATTCGTTGCAATCTTCAGCCCTGTTCCTGAGAATACAAACTTGTTTTGTGCTGGTGTTGCCGCAGCGGTATTTTGACCTAACTGGAATGGCAGTTGAGGGGTTGAAGTGTCTTTCTTTTCGAGATTTGTAGTTGGGTTCGACAAAGATGGCGTGGAAGACGGCACCGAGACTGGCAACTTAAATAACGTGGCATTAGGTGTTGAAGTCAAAGAAGAAGCACTCAATAAGCCAAAGGACTTCGACTCTGGTTTTGAAGTAGTTACAGGAAGTGAAAAGTCCACCTTTGGTACCTCCTGAGGTTTCTCATTATCTTCTTTCGATTCAGGTTCCTGTACTGTGAAATCTGGAACTTTAAACAACGAAGACTTTTGTTCAACAAGAGGAGTTTCAGTAATCGGCGCTGGAACTTTGTCAACAATACCGTCTGCTTGATCTTCAGCCTTCTTAGCGGGAATGCCAAATGAAAATGTTGGAGGCGCCTTCGGCAAAACATTGTTATTGGTCTCAGATTCTTCGACTTTAGTTTCTAAAGGTTTGATCTCTGGTGGTTTGGACAAATTAGACTTTTGAACTTTAGGATCGATACcgaatttaaaagtattagCTGTAGTTGTACCAAAATTGAAAGTTGTTTTGgcaattttcttttcagttCCAGGCCTTTCAGCTTCACAACAGACACATTTCATTTTGTCATCATCGTTTCTGACCAGGCAGCTATCGCACTCCCATTTCTTACTTTGTGTGTTTAAAAGAGGttttatagaattattatCAACAGGTTTAAATACAGCTGAAGGTGCCAGGCTCATTGGCAACACGGGTTTATTCTGCTTGGAACCTGGCTTGGCACCACCACAAGCTGCACATTTCTCTACACTGCTTTTGTTTTTGATCCAACAGTCATCGCAGGTCCAATCGTTATCTGAAACTGCCTTTGCAGGAGCTGCTACGGTACTTGACGTAGTCTTTTTAGGATTTTTGCTACCACAGCAAAGACATGTTTCTTTGCTGTCATCATTTTCGACCCAACAATCATTGCATTTCCATTTTGTTGATTTCACTGAGTTCATATGAGGCGTGCTATTGAAATTATTGCTGGTTGGTACCTTATCGCAATTAATGCATTTATCTTTGTCTGGTAGGCTATTTGCTAACTTGCAGACAGAGCATTTGACATTCTTGTCGTCAGCACCCGAAGGTTTCTTACTCCCGCAGCATACACATTTATCGTCATCTTGTTTGTTCATAACCCAGCAATCGGAACATTTCCAATCTTTCGGCTTCCGAGTATCAGTTTCAACGACATCTTTCTCACCTACAACACAAACAGATGTATCAGTTTTCTCGTTTACTTTGTCTATACTACGCTCGGGACTACCGAACGTGAACTTGGGTGGTGTGGTGGCTTCTTGAGGAGATCCCACTGTGAAAGAGACCTTTACGGGACATGAGAATGTAAACGTTTTACTGTTGTCTGAATTCTTACTTATTGGTGTTTCTGGTTTACTAATTGTAGTTTTAGGTGTAACAGAAACAGGTTCTGGAAGTGTCGCAAAGGGCTTGTTCGTCTTTAATGCAACAGGAGTGGATGACCCTTTTGGAATGGGCAAGTTATTTCCAAACGTGAATTTGGGCATGTTGTCTTTGCTTATCTGCAGAACGGCGGTAGGTAGGCTGGTCGGTTGCAAAATAGGCCCGTCTCTGTTTCCAACCCAATAGGATTCAGGCGAGGAGTCAGTTGTGGTGCCCACACACTTGGACCGTGACTCGACATCACTTTGTGAtctgcaaaattaaataagtataaaagtaAGATGCACAATTCAAtgttgacgttaactttaaccagcgCAGAAAATCGCACAGTGTAGGtaccattttgtctaaacgacgACGGCGGGCAGGTTAatgttaacatcaaagtttgTACAACTCACTctaattattacaaacttttgccaattataattgtaattcgCCTTATCCATTTTACACACTAGTCGATAACAGAAATAGGGGTGAAAGCTTGTATGAATAATGCACCCGATAGATTACGCCATATGGCTATTTCGGGAAACAGGCAGCAAAGAAAAATTTACCTTTTGCTTGGACTTGCGTATGGGGAGTAATGGCATGCGCTGCTATGCGAGGCAATTATTTGCCGTGCTGCATTGGTCGTGTTCATCAACCGTGACTTCTGCTTCAGGCGCAAGATAGACGCGACGTTTGGTGCATAGAACTCATTGTTTCTAAGAGCTGCAATTGcaagagaaataataattcactGTTAGCAATCCACACAATTGTTGACATAGTTATGAAACTAAATTGATTATGGGTCAAACTTACACAGTGATTTATTGTAGTCGTTCGAATATGGCGAACAAGGTGAGCATGGCGATCGAGGCGAACTACTCGCCCTAGGGGTATGTGGTATTCTCTTAGCTTCGTTTATAGGTGACGAGAAATCCTCTAGAAGATCCATAACACGTCTGGCTGATTGACTCATAGTTGTGACCGTATTATTTATCACCTCTCTGACTTTGGTTGTCTTCCTTTGCAAGATATTTGGTTGGTTAAAGTACTGATTCGAAGCTCCTCCATATGATGTTCTGCTCGGATAGAAAGGCGACAACAGACTTGGTTTGAAGCTAGGCTGCTTGGAATTTACCATAGTGTTGTTGATTGGCTTctctaaaatacaaaaaatagttgacaaataaaatcatgtaACAGGCAGAGCTATGAGGCTgtttcatagataaaattattattaataggtTTGAATAAGTCCACTGTAggaattattatcataatacatACAAAGGCCCTAGTGCTTGTTTGCAATTCACTTTTCACTATCCAATCTTTATAGGGAGATGCAGTCAATTAATCATACATCACATGTGCCACATCTTATGGGGTTGCCAGGATGGGCCAATGGACTGCCATTTACTGTTTTGCATCTAAATGCTGTACTTATCtttaacttgcaataaaataaatgtaaaccTAATGAACTgtgtatgataataataaataaataaataatttatcactggtttaaaaatattataaaaaatatttttaaacaatacttACCACACAAGGATTCATTAATTTTTGGGGATGTTTTAAATAGTGACTTCCGATTATTAATAGTAGTACGGCCATATGTTAAATATGAGTACGAAGCATTGTTACAATAGCTGTCCTGATCATTTCTATCAGGAGAGGGTAGTTCATGGCATATTCGAATAGGAGTTGAAATAATGTTGGGATCCCTAGCAAATTTATGAAGAGAAGCCCTGAGTCCCATATCGAATGACGATTCCACTGCATGCTCAATATTGTAACTCCCACAGTTTGTctgtgaaaagaaaaataatgtttaaatactaatataattatatacaaataataatatactgtGCTGTTCTGTCTGAATAGTCCCGAATTTATCGCTCTCTGGTTCGTACATACATTAGCAGATCCTGGGCTCTGAGGCTCAATAGCGGAAGCATCTGGGTAAACGCTTACATGAGAGAGTGAAATGCACAATGGCGCATTATACGCACATAAACTTCCAAATGCCATGCAATATTTGTGGACCCTTGGGGCTTGTGGTCGCttgccaaagtttggcaagcATGTAAAGGCACTATCAAGAAAAATCTTCATTTTTAGCTGCCTGTGACCCACAGAAGATTGGCGTGTTTTGGGCAGATTTCTCAAGTTATTGCCAGCAATTCACTTTACATTGTTGACCCATTTAGTTGCCTAATTCCTACGCtctgttttctatttttaggGTAAAACAAGAAAACTATTATGGTCCTTGCACTTTCATTCAGTTCATGCATGTATA is part of the Plodia interpunctella isolate USDA-ARS_2022_Savannah chromosome Z, ilPloInte3.2, whole genome shotgun sequence genome and harbors:
- the LOC128682846 gene encoding nuclear pore complex protein Nup153-like isoform X3; this encodes MSRTSRKRSRPSSEDASNSFVMSMTSKVTGLLPEKITKWFSRSGSSQTNSNGSAPTAEVTDSSSEEEPELPSPVPQPPQKRIRYNHYNTSETNCGSYNIEHAVESSFDMGLRASLHKFARDPNIISTPIRICHELPSPDRNDQDSYCNNASYSYLTYGRTTINNRKSLFKTSPKINESLCEKPINNTMVNSKQPSFKPSLLSPFYPSRTSYGGASNQYFNQPNILQRKTTKVREVINNTVTTMSQSARRVMDLLEDFSSPINEAKRIPHTPRASSSPRSPCSPCSPYSNDYNKSLSLRNNEFYAPNVASILRLKQKSRLMNTTNAARQIIASHSSACHYSPYASPSKRSQSDVESRSKCVGTTTDSSPESYWVGNRDGPILQPTSLPTAVLQISKDNMPKFTFGNNLPIPKGSSTPVALKTNKPFATLPEPVSVTPKTTISKPETPISEKDVVETDTRKPKDWKCSDCWVMNKQDDDKCVCCGSKKPSGADDKNVKCSVCKLANSLPDKDKCINCDKVPTSNNFNSTPHMNSVKSTKWKCNDCWVENDDSKETCLCCGSKNPKKTTSSTVAAPAKAVSDNDWTCDDCWIKNKSSVEKCAACGGAKPGSKQNKPVLPMSLAPSAVFKPVDNNSIKPLLNTQSKKWECDSCLVRNDDDKMKCVCCEAERPGTEKKIAKTTFNFGTTTANTFKFGIDPKVQKSNLSKPPEIKPLETKVEESETNNNVLPKAPPTFSFGIPAKKAEDQADGIVDKVPAPITETPLVEQKSSLFKVPDFTVQEPESKEDNEKPQEVPKVDFSLPVTTSKPESKSFGLLSASSLTSTPNATLFKLPVSVPSSTPSLSNPTTNLEKKDTSTPQLPFQLGQNTAAATPAQNKFVFSGTGLKIATNLFAKPASSPPTTSLSFGSPTQSTATTASSLFQKPPEQTATPTMSFQNSEPPTNSPLSLFQKPTATATTTAPSLASTAPVFSFGTAAKPASTFSFGATQSSNMNESTTNSSFKFFGSTADKNSSTNKFNLSGVTNLSGSNPMGSGNILGSGGLSTGNALGSNSLSGANNQNEQVSSIQSPPPNIFGSPAQKENIWSQSNNTSNNLFGANASNSLQKPAFTFGSSNTPFGAQPSNPAPSSTPFGAQQSTAPAPVFGSNTQPSQNLFGMGNQSSTSRSYFSSPVQSQPAPTLFGASQPTSTPNAMGMFGSPASGATTFGAPAQSMPSFDTPAPAPAPAFNFGATPSQSPVVFGFGQQQQGQQQTPQQPIYNFGASTNSPQMGMNAAPQVQFSMGSAPTMRRMRKAVRRNTPR
- the LOC128682846 gene encoding nuclear pore complex protein Nup153-like isoform X2; translated protein: MSRTSRKRSRPSSEDASNSFVMSMTSKVTGLLPEKITKWFSRSGSSQTNSNGSAPTAEVTDSSSEEEPELPSPVPQPPQKRIRYNHYNTSETNCGSYNIEHAVESSFDMGLRASLHKFARDPNIISTPIRICHELPSPDRNDQDSYCNNASYSYLTYGRTTINNRKSLFKTSPKINESLCEKPINNTMVNSKQPSFKPSLLSPFYPSRTSYGGASNQYFNQPNILQRKTTKVREVINNTVTTMSQSARRVMDLLEDFSSPINEAKRIPHTPRASSSPRSPCSPCSPYSNDYNKSLSLRNNEFYAPNVASILRLKQKSRLMNTTNAARQIIASHSSACHYSPYASPSKRSQSDVESRSKCVGTTTDSSPESYWVGNRDGPILQPTSLPTAVLQISKDNMPKFTFGNNLPIPKGSSTPVALKTNKPFATLPEPVSVTPKTTISKPETPISKNSDNSKTFTFSCPVKVSFTVGSPQEATTPPKFTFGSPERSIDKVNEKTDTSVCVVGEKDVVETDTRKPKDWKCSDCWVMNKQDDDKCVCCGSKKPSGADDKNVKCSVCKLANSLPDKDKCINCDKVPTSNNFNSTPHMNSVKSTKWKCNDCWVENDDSKETCLCCGSKNPKKTTSSTVAAPAKAVSDNDWTCDDCWIKNKSSVEKCAACGGAKPGSKQNKPVLPMSLAPSAVFKPVDNNSIKPLLNTQSKKWECDSCLVRNDDDKMKCVCCEAERPGTEKKIAKTTFNFGTTTANTFKFGIDPKVQKSNLSKPPEIKPLETKVEESETNNNVLPKAPPTFSFGIPAKKAEDQADGIVDKVPAPITETPLVEQKSSLFKVPDFTVQEPESKEDNEKPQEVPKVDFSLPVTTSKPESKSFGLLSASSLTSTPNATLFKLPVSVPSSTPSLSNPTTNLEKKDTSTPQLPFQLGQNTAAATPAQNKFVFSGTGLKIATNLFAKPASSPPTTSLSFGSPTQSTATTASSLFQKPPEQTATPTMSFQNSEPPTNSPLSLFQKPTATATTTAPSLASTAPVFSFGTAAKPASTFSFGATQSSNMNESTTNSSFKFFGSTADKNSSTNKFNLSGVTNLSGSNPMGSGNILGSGGLSTGNALGSNSLSGANNQNEQVSSIQSPPPNIFGSPAQKENIWSQSNNTSNNLFGANASNSLQKPAFTFGSSNTPFGAQPSNPAPSSTPFGAQQSTAPAPVFGSNTQPSQNLFGMGNQSSTSRSYFSSPVQSQPAPTLFGASQPTSTPNAMGMFGSPASGATTFGAPAQSMPSFDTPAPAPAPAFNFGATPSQSPVVFGFGQQQGQQQTPQQPIYNFGASTNSPQMGMNAAPQVQFSMGSAPTMRRMRKAVRRNTPR
- the LOC128682846 gene encoding nuclear pore complex protein Nup153-like isoform X1, whose product is MSRTSRKRSRPSSEDASNSFVMSMTSKVTGLLPEKITKWFSRSGSSQTNSNGSAPTAEVTDSSSEEEPELPSPVPQPPQKRIRYNHYNTSETNCGSYNIEHAVESSFDMGLRASLHKFARDPNIISTPIRICHELPSPDRNDQDSYCNNASYSYLTYGRTTINNRKSLFKTSPKINESLCEKPINNTMVNSKQPSFKPSLLSPFYPSRTSYGGASNQYFNQPNILQRKTTKVREVINNTVTTMSQSARRVMDLLEDFSSPINEAKRIPHTPRASSSPRSPCSPCSPYSNDYNKSLSLRNNEFYAPNVASILRLKQKSRLMNTTNAARQIIASHSSACHYSPYASPSKRSQSDVESRSKCVGTTTDSSPESYWVGNRDGPILQPTSLPTAVLQISKDNMPKFTFGNNLPIPKGSSTPVALKTNKPFATLPEPVSVTPKTTISKPETPISKNSDNSKTFTFSCPVKVSFTVGSPQEATTPPKFTFGSPERSIDKVNEKTDTSVCVVGEKDVVETDTRKPKDWKCSDCWVMNKQDDDKCVCCGSKKPSGADDKNVKCSVCKLANSLPDKDKCINCDKVPTSNNFNSTPHMNSVKSTKWKCNDCWVENDDSKETCLCCGSKNPKKTTSSTVAAPAKAVSDNDWTCDDCWIKNKSSVEKCAACGGAKPGSKQNKPVLPMSLAPSAVFKPVDNNSIKPLLNTQSKKWECDSCLVRNDDDKMKCVCCEAERPGTEKKIAKTTFNFGTTTANTFKFGIDPKVQKSNLSKPPEIKPLETKVEESETNNNVLPKAPPTFSFGIPAKKAEDQADGIVDKVPAPITETPLVEQKSSLFKVPDFTVQEPESKEDNEKPQEVPKVDFSLPVTTSKPESKSFGLLSASSLTSTPNATLFKLPVSVPSSTPSLSNPTTNLEKKDTSTPQLPFQLGQNTAAATPAQNKFVFSGTGLKIATNLFAKPASSPPTTSLSFGSPTQSTATTASSLFQKPPEQTATPTMSFQNSEPPTNSPLSLFQKPTATATTTAPSLASTAPVFSFGTAAKPASTFSFGATQSSNMNESTTNSSFKFFGSTADKNSSTNKFNLSGVTNLSGSNPMGSGNILGSGGLSTGNALGSNSLSGANNQNEQVSSIQSPPPNIFGSPAQKENIWSQSNNTSNNLFGANASNSLQKPAFTFGSSNTPFGAQPSNPAPSSTPFGAQQSTAPAPVFGSNTQPSQNLFGMGNQSSTSRSYFSSPVQSQPAPTLFGASQPTSTPNAMGMFGSPASGATTFGAPAQSMPSFDTPAPAPAPAFNFGATPSQSPVVFGFGQQQQGQQQTPQQPIYNFGASTNSPQMGMNAAPQVQFSMGSAPTMRRMRKAVRRNTPR